From the genome of Triticum aestivum cultivar Chinese Spring chromosome 3B, IWGSC CS RefSeq v2.1, whole genome shotgun sequence, one region includes:
- the LOC123064302 gene encoding uncharacterized protein, with protein sequence MERQRVVVVVEEAPASRAALQWAVRNFIRAGDSIALLHVCAPARSRRRRRRLRLQGFQLALAFRDLCDGGVAEAMVEIVVREGELAPTVAAAVAQLRASTLVVGLHDKSFLYGSPSPYEGAGGLGCRVLAVRQHATARRGAVEAELTQVETIRLHVPPPKIPFPIFALPLGVIWRRSSSSSSKKRR encoded by the exons ATGGAGaggcagcgggtggtggtggtggtggaggaggcccCGGCGTCGCGCGCGGCGCTGCAGTGGGCCGTGCGCAACTTCATCCGGGCCGGCGACTCCATCGCGCTGCTGCACGTGTGCGCGCCGGCCCGCTccaggcgccgccgccggcgcctccgCCTCCAAGGCTTCCAGCTCGCGCTCGCCTTCAGGGACCTCTGCGACGGCGGCGTCGCGGAGGCCATGGTGGAGATCGTGGTGCGGGAGGGGGAGCTCGCGCCGACGGTGGCCGCGGCCGTGGCGCAGCTCCGGGCCTCCACGCTCGTCGTCGGCCTCCACGACAAGAGCTTCCTCTACGG GTCGCCGAGCCCGTACGAGGGCGCGGGCGGGCTGGGGTGCCGGGTGCTGGCCGTCCGGCAGCACGCGACGGCGCGGCGCGGGGCCGTGGAGGCGGAGCTCACCCAGGTGGAGACCATACGGCTGCA CGTGCCGCCGCCCAAGATCCCGTTCCCGATCTTCGCGCTGCCGCTGGGGGTGATCTGGCGgcgatcgtcgtcgtcgtcgtcaaaGAAGAGGAGATGA
- the LOC123068229 gene encoding putative transcription factor bHLH086, producing the protein MASKRATTRELRAMYDDEPSSMSLELFGYHGVVVDGDDEDDDTATALPQLSFVDNFKGGCGSAADYYSWAYNASGGTPGASSSSTSSVLSFEHAGGAGHQLAYNSGTGDDDCALWMDSMADHQHGAARFGFMNPGSADVVPESQESSIKQPAKSAQKRSSSGGEAQAAAKKQCGGGRKSKAKVVPTKDPQSAVAKVRRERISERLKVLQDLVPNGTKVDMVTMLEKAITYVKFLQLQVKVLATDEFWPVQGGKAPELSQVKTALDAILSSQQQP; encoded by the exons ATGGCGAGCAAGCGGGCCACCACGCGGGAGCTCCGGGCGATGTACGACGACGAGCCCTCCTCCATGTCCCTCGAGCTCTTCGGCTACCATGGCGTGGTCGTCGACGGTGACGATGAAGACGACGACACTGCCACCGCCCTGCCCCAGCTCTCCTTCGTCGACAACTTCAAAGGTGGGTGCGGGTCGGCGGCGGACTACTACAGCTGGGCGTACAACGCCTCCGGCGGGACGCCGGGCGCCTCCTCCAGCTCCACCTCGTCGGTGCTCAGCTTTGAGCATGCCGGCGGTGCCGGTCATCAGCTGGCTTATAATTCCGGCACAGGCGACGATGACTGCGCGCTCTGGATGGACAGCATGGCCGATCATCAGCACGGCGCGGCCAGGTTTGGGTTCATGAACCCAGGGTCGGCCGATGTCGTCCCAGAAAGCCAGGAGAGCAGCATCAAGCAGCCGGCCAAGTCTGCGCAGAAGCGCTCGAGCTCG GGTGGTGAGGCGCAAGCAGCGGCGAAGAAGCAGTGTGGAGGAGGCAGGAAGAGCAAGGCCAAAGTTGTCCCTACCAAGGATCCTCAGAGCGCTGTTGCAAAG GTCCGAAGAGAGCGCATCAGTGAGAGGCTCAAAGTTCTGCAGGATCTTGTACCCAACGGCACGAAG GTGGACATGGTCACCATGCTCGAGAAGGCAATCACCTATGTCAAGTTCCTGCAGCTGCAAGTCAAG GTGTTGGCGACCGACGAGTTCTGGCCGGTGCAAGGAGGGAAGGCGCCGGAGCTGTCCCAAGTGAAGACCGCGCTGGACGCCATCCTGTCTTCCCAGCAGCAACCCTAG